Proteins from a single region of Oreochromis niloticus isolate F11D_XX unplaced genomic scaffold, O_niloticus_UMD_NMBU tig00001884_pilon, whole genome shotgun sequence:
- the LOC109200558 gene encoding uncharacterized protein LOC109200558: MEQLKSWQHDIAERCTHLTERIFARYMDEFPDTTDMMEIPNHVHRLRALVEYSMEDEVRAQLLLSVVHEMNTYLYQDLVEQGPQGKTERTLTQLKLTHTAERMIGSTLPAFNRAVRDRSFLDKITIVDGALDVMVQEVLILPDEYYSIYNMNKGTPGKVRALRKLFGCPTVPNEAKASISLILAVYNLHIFGIFTDDPYSLLEIVTPQAGASAV, encoded by the exons ATGGAACAACTCAAGTCGTGGCAACATGACATTGCAGAGCGGTGCACTCACCTAACCGAACGTATTTTCGCCAGATACATGGATGAGTTCCCAGATACAACAGATATGATGGAAATACCAAACCATGTGCATCGCCTACGGGCTCTAGTCGAATACAGCATGGAGGATGAGGTCCGAGCCCAACTGTTGCTGTCAGTGGTTCATGAAATGAATACCTACTTGTACCAGGACTTGGTGGAACAGGGACCGCAGGGGAAGACAG AACGGACACTGACACAGTTGAAGTTAACCCACACAGCCGAGCGCATGATCGGCTCGACGCTGCCCGCGTTCAATCGTGCCGTCAGAGACCGCAGCTTCCTGGACAAGATCACGATTGTAGATGGAGCTTTGGACGTCATGGTGCAGGAAGTGCTGATCCTACCGGATGAATATTATAGCATATACAACATGAACAAAGGCACCCCTGGGAAAGTCCGTGCGCTCAGAAAACTATTTGGATGCCCAACGGTACCCAACGAGGCAAAGGCCAGCATCTCGCTGATTCTGGCTGTGTACAACTTACACATCTTTGGCATCTTCACCGATGACCCCTATAGCTTGTTGGAGATTGTAACTCCTCAAGCGGGGGCTTCGGCTGTGTAG